In Geobacter anodireducens, a genomic segment contains:
- a CDS encoding LexA family transcriptional regulator — METLTPRQRTVLEFITSHVDRYGYPPTIREIAHHLNVSGTLGIAKHLEALARKGYLQREPGNSRGITLTGRARRAPAVSLPVIGVVRAGVPQIATEEIEEHISIDQSLVKGGAFFLRVKGDSMINAAIIEGDLALVRPQQTAENRDIVVAMIDGEATLKRFYQGADHIRLQPENPNMAPIIVRSGGQEAWIIGKVVGIYRRMC, encoded by the coding sequence ATGGAAACACTTACCCCCCGCCAGCGCACCGTGCTTGAGTTCATAACCTCCCACGTGGATCGTTACGGCTATCCTCCTACCATTCGGGAAATAGCCCACCACCTGAACGTGAGCGGCACACTGGGCATTGCAAAGCACCTGGAGGCTCTTGCCCGGAAAGGCTACCTCCAGCGGGAACCGGGGAACTCGCGCGGCATAACTCTGACTGGGCGGGCACGGCGCGCCCCTGCCGTTTCGTTACCCGTGATCGGGGTTGTGCGGGCCGGAGTCCCCCAGATCGCCACAGAGGAAATCGAGGAGCACATCTCGATTGATCAGTCCCTGGTCAAAGGCGGCGCCTTTTTTCTCAGAGTCAAGGGCGACTCCATGATCAATGCCGCGATCATCGAAGGGGACCTGGCCCTGGTCCGCCCCCAGCAGACAGCGGAGAACCGCGACATCGTGGTAGCCATGATCGACGGCGAAGCAACGCTCAAGCGTTTCTACCAGGGAGCGGACCATATCCGGCTTCAGCCCGAAAATCCCAATATGGCCCCCATCATAGTTCGGAGCGGGGGACAGGAGGCATGGATAATCGGCAAGGTAGTAGGTATTTACCGGCGCATGTGCTGA
- a CDS encoding DNA polymerase IV codes for MNAHRTILHLDMNAFFASVEQQADPSLQGKPVAVIGSGARTIITTASYEARAHGVRTGMTTHEAKRLCPELILVIGNNREYTRISKLIFEMLGQFTPLVEVFSIDEAFLDLSGSLRLFGSADVIAREIKARILDRFGLTCSIGIAPNKLLAKLASDMQKPDGLTIIPPENVASLMKTTPIRSLCGIGPSTEQRLKYLGISTCNDLGHFSPGILSRHFGVMGARLTQMGQGIDDSPVIPTTTEEEVKSISHSTTLDHDLTSKEDVHKYLLMLSEMVGRRARRYKTKGKTVTLTIRYADFTTFSRQETLPSPLNRSSDIYRAATALLDTLHLTQPIRLLGVAISNLVHASEQLPLFPEEQRLTTLSQAMDQVNDRFGDTAVTFGTLLGQDNCSHVIAPAWRPAGIRDVEVK; via the coding sequence ATGAACGCCCATCGAACCATCCTCCATCTGGACATGAACGCCTTTTTTGCCTCTGTCGAGCAACAAGCAGACCCATCCCTCCAGGGAAAGCCGGTTGCGGTTATCGGGTCAGGCGCGCGCACCATCATCACCACCGCATCCTACGAGGCCCGCGCCCACGGGGTCAGGACAGGCATGACAACTCACGAGGCAAAACGGCTCTGCCCGGAATTGATCCTCGTTATCGGCAACAACCGGGAATACACCCGCATTTCAAAACTGATCTTCGAAATGCTCGGGCAATTTACCCCCCTTGTGGAAGTCTTTTCCATTGACGAAGCCTTTCTCGACCTGAGCGGTTCGCTTCGACTTTTCGGCAGCGCCGACGTGATTGCCCGCGAGATTAAAGCCCGCATCCTGGACCGATTCGGCCTCACCTGCTCCATCGGCATCGCTCCAAACAAGCTTTTGGCAAAACTCGCCTCTGACATGCAAAAGCCTGACGGCCTCACCATCATCCCACCCGAAAACGTGGCTTCACTCATGAAAACGACCCCGATCCGCAGCCTCTGCGGAATAGGCCCATCCACTGAACAACGACTGAAATACCTTGGCATTTCCACCTGCAACGACCTGGGACACTTCAGCCCGGGGATACTTAGCCGACATTTCGGTGTCATGGGAGCACGACTCACACAGATGGGACAGGGCATTGACGACTCCCCCGTAATACCGACCACAACGGAAGAAGAAGTGAAAAGCATCAGCCACAGCACAACCCTGGACCACGACCTCACCAGCAAGGAAGACGTACATAAGTACCTGCTTATGTTGTCAGAGATGGTTGGACGCCGCGCGCGCCGCTACAAAACCAAAGGAAAAACAGTTACCCTGACAATACGGTATGCCGATTTCACCACGTTCAGCCGCCAGGAAACCCTCCCCTCCCCATTGAATCGAAGCAGCGACATTTATCGAGCCGCCACTGCACTGCTCGACACACTCCACTTAACGCAACCAATACGACTCCTGGGCGTGGCCATCAGCAACCTTGTACATGCCTCGGAACAGCTCCCCCTCTTCCCGGAAGAACAGCGGCTCACAACCCTCTCGCAAGCCATGGACCAGGTTAACGACCGGTTCGGAGACACTGCCGTCACCTTTGGCACCCTGCTGGGACAAGACAACTGCTCACACGTTATCGCCCCTGCCTGGAGACCCGCTGGCATACGTGACGTAGAAGTAAAGTAA
- a CDS encoding endonuclease III has protein sequence MNRGQELTHLFRQEGLTPAVADLFRRIVYDWYVPQRRELPWRETFDPYAILVSEIMLQQTQVERVREKYATFLAEFPDLRALAAAPLERVLAAWQGLGYNRRAVNLKRCAEAVVASLGGEVPADPNELVRLPGIGTYTSRAVVVFAFNTPLPFIETNIRSVYIHHFFADQSGIHDRDLMPLIEQTLDRDNPREWYYALMDYGSHLKRLHGNPSRRSSHHTRQTPFKGSNREVRSRILRAVLENPGISRDALEKAVGASSEIVGKNLEQLAAEGFIVSRGPGYRIL, from the coding sequence TTGAACAGGGGACAGGAGCTGACGCATCTCTTCCGCCAGGAAGGGCTCACGCCGGCCGTGGCAGACCTCTTCCGGCGGATCGTGTATGACTGGTACGTACCCCAGCGTCGCGAACTCCCCTGGCGGGAGACCTTTGATCCATACGCCATCCTCGTGTCAGAGATCATGCTCCAGCAGACGCAGGTGGAGCGCGTCAGGGAAAAGTACGCAACGTTCCTGGCCGAGTTTCCTGACCTGAGGGCCCTGGCTGCGGCGCCACTGGAACGGGTTCTTGCGGCATGGCAGGGGCTTGGCTACAACCGGCGCGCCGTGAACCTCAAGCGCTGCGCCGAGGCGGTTGTCGCAAGCCTGGGAGGAGAGGTCCCCGCCGATCCGAACGAATTGGTCCGGCTGCCGGGCATTGGAACGTACACGTCCCGGGCAGTGGTCGTCTTTGCCTTCAACACCCCCCTGCCCTTCATCGAGACCAATATCCGCAGCGTGTATATCCACCATTTCTTCGCGGACCAAAGCGGCATTCACGACCGCGATCTCATGCCTCTGATCGAACAGACCCTGGACCGCGATAATCCCCGCGAATGGTATTACGCTCTCATGGATTACGGATCGCACCTGAAGCGACTGCATGGCAATCCGTCGCGCCGCAGTTCACATCATACGCGACAGACGCCGTTCAAGGGATCCAACCGGGAGGTGCGCAGCCGCATCCTCCGGGCCGTGCTGGAAAATCCGGGTATCAGCCGCGATGCGCTTGAAAAGGCAGTGGGAGCGAGCAGCGAAATCGTGGGGAAAAACCTGGAACAGCTTGCCGCGGAAGGATTTATCGTGTCGCGGGGCCCAGGGTATCGCATCCTATAG
- the gpmA gene encoding phosphoglyceromutase (2,3-bisphosphoglycerate-dependent; catalyzes the interconversion of 2-phosphoglycerate to 3-phosphoglycerate): MRTLVLIRHGESVWNRENRFTGWTDVGLTDTGAAEALRAGRTLKNEGFAFDEAFTSVLKRAIKTLWIILEEMDQMWIPEHRHWRLNERHYGALQGLNKAEIAEKHGMEQVHVWRRSYDVPPPPLAAGDPRNPARDPRYAELDPADIPLTESLKDTVARFLPYWHEAIAPRILAGRRLLIAAHGNSLRALVKHLDGIGDDAIAGLNIPTGIPLVYELEDDLRPIRSYYLGDPDEVARATQSVADQVKR; the protein is encoded by the coding sequence ATGAGAACGCTCGTTCTGATTCGTCATGGGGAAAGTGTCTGGAACAGGGAAAACCGTTTTACCGGCTGGACTGACGTGGGTCTGACCGATACGGGCGCGGCAGAGGCCCTGCGTGCCGGTCGTACCTTGAAAAACGAGGGGTTTGCCTTTGACGAGGCGTTCACCTCAGTGCTCAAGCGGGCCATCAAAACCCTCTGGATCATTTTGGAGGAGATGGATCAGATGTGGATTCCGGAGCACCGTCATTGGCGGCTCAATGAGCGCCACTACGGCGCGCTCCAGGGGCTCAACAAGGCCGAAATCGCCGAAAAGCACGGTATGGAACAGGTTCATGTCTGGCGTCGCAGCTATGATGTTCCGCCGCCGCCCCTGGCCGCCGGCGATCCGCGCAACCCCGCACGGGACCCGCGCTATGCGGAGCTTGATCCCGCAGATATCCCCCTGACCGAGTCGCTCAAGGATACCGTAGCCCGTTTCCTTCCCTACTGGCATGAGGCAATCGCGCCACGCATCCTGGCAGGCCGTCGGCTGCTCATCGCAGCCCATGGCAACAGTCTGCGGGCCCTGGTGAAACACCTGGACGGTATCGGGGACGACGCCATTGCCGGCCTGAACATTCCCACCGGTATTCCCCTTGTCTATGAACTGGAAGATGACCTGCGCCCCATACGAAGCTATTACCTGGGTGATCCTGACGAGGTTGCCCGGGCCACCCAGTCGGTGGCGGATCAGGTGAAGAGGTAA
- a CDS encoding acriflavine resistance protein B, whose product MNIAEIFIRRPVMTSLIMLAVMLFGLIAYDKLPVNDLPTVDYPTIQVSATLPGANPDTMASSVALPLEREFSTIAGVDSMTSTNGIGISRITIKFTLERDIDAAAQDVQAAISRAQRQLPQDMPAPPSFQKVNPADQPILYLVLSSPTLPLSTVHEYADTMIAQRISMVNGVASVQIYGSQKYAVRVQVDPKALAARKIGIDEVAQALERGNVNLPTGTLQGKHEALTIQTSGQLYSAKEYEPLIVAYRNGSPVRLGEIGRVIDSVENDKVAGWYKQTRAIVLAIQRQPGTNTIEVVSRIKELLPQFRSQLPGSVDLSIHFDRTEGIKESVADVKFTMVLTICLVIMVIFLFLRNLPATVIPSLALPLSIVGAFSAMYLMGFSVNNISLLALTLSVGFVVDDAIVMLENIVRHLEKGESPMEASLRGSREIGFTIVSMTISLVAVFIPVLFMKGMLGRLLHEFAVTISLAILISGFVSLSLTPMLCSRFLRPHSGEKGHGRFYTVMERFFDGMYRLYEVTLAKVLRLRRTVLAGTLAMTLLTIWLFTRIPTGLLPSDDIGAIFAITEGAQGISFEEMKAKQQQLAAIVLQDPNVEGFMSSAGAAGSRVSSNSGFMFIRLKPRHERKLNADQVIQQLRPKVMAVPGILMFLQNPPPIRLEAQLAKSQYQFVLQSPDTDELYRRAADLEARLKQVPLLLDVTSDLQLNNPQVQLDIDRDKASALGITAHQVEDALYYAYGSRQVSTIFAPNNQFKVILELEPRYQTDPAALSMLYIRSQQGDLVPLNTLATLRRTLGPLSVNHLGQIPAVTISFNLRPDTPLSEAVSAIEQVSRDTLPASFTTSFQGVAQAYQQSTTGLIVLIIMAIVVIYIVLGILYESYIHPLTILSGLPSAGFGALITLMIFGKELNLYGFVGLIMLIGIVKKNAIMMIDFALEAQRTEGKPPLEAIHQGALVRFRPIMMTTMAALMGTLPIALGIGAGAEARRTLGLAVVGGLLVSQLLTLYITPVIYYYMDRMQEWFVGKLPGRRRVSA is encoded by the coding sequence ATGAACATTGCCGAAATCTTCATCCGCCGGCCGGTCATGACGAGCCTCATCATGCTGGCGGTCATGCTTTTCGGCCTCATCGCCTACGACAAGCTGCCGGTCAACGACCTGCCCACCGTCGACTACCCGACCATCCAGGTTTCCGCCACTCTGCCGGGCGCCAACCCCGACACCATGGCCTCATCGGTGGCGCTCCCCCTGGAGCGCGAGTTTTCCACCATTGCCGGTGTCGACTCCATGACCTCCACCAACGGCATCGGCATATCCCGCATTACCATCAAGTTCACCCTGGAGCGGGACATCGATGCCGCGGCCCAGGATGTCCAGGCCGCCATTTCCCGGGCCCAGCGCCAGCTTCCACAGGATATGCCGGCCCCCCCATCGTTCCAGAAGGTGAATCCGGCCGATCAGCCGATCCTCTATCTGGTTCTCAGTTCGCCGACGCTTCCCCTCTCCACGGTCCACGAATACGCCGATACCATGATCGCCCAACGGATTTCCATGGTCAACGGCGTGGCCTCGGTACAGATCTACGGCTCCCAGAAGTATGCGGTACGGGTTCAGGTGGACCCCAAGGCCTTGGCGGCCCGCAAGATCGGCATTGACGAGGTGGCCCAGGCCCTGGAGCGGGGGAACGTGAACCTTCCAACCGGCACCCTCCAGGGAAAGCACGAGGCCCTGACGATCCAGACCAGTGGCCAGCTTTACAGCGCAAAGGAGTATGAGCCGCTCATCGTCGCCTACCGCAACGGCTCGCCGGTCCGTCTCGGAGAGATCGGCCGGGTGATTGACAGCGTGGAGAACGACAAGGTGGCCGGCTGGTACAAACAGACCCGTGCCATTGTCCTTGCCATCCAGCGCCAGCCGGGCACCAATACCATCGAAGTGGTAAGCAGGATCAAGGAGCTGCTTCCCCAGTTCCGCTCCCAACTCCCCGGCTCGGTGGATCTGAGCATCCACTTTGACCGGACCGAGGGGATCAAGGAGTCGGTCGCCGATGTGAAGTTCACCATGGTGCTCACCATCTGCCTGGTCATCATGGTGATTTTTCTCTTCCTGCGCAACCTGCCGGCAACGGTAATTCCGAGCCTGGCGCTACCGCTCTCCATTGTCGGCGCCTTTTCGGCCATGTACCTGATGGGGTTTTCGGTCAACAACATCTCATTGTTGGCTCTTACCCTGTCGGTGGGCTTCGTGGTGGACGACGCCATTGTCATGCTGGAGAACATCGTCCGTCACCTGGAGAAGGGGGAGAGCCCCATGGAGGCGTCCCTCCGTGGCTCCCGCGAGATCGGATTCACCATTGTCTCCATGACCATTTCATTGGTGGCGGTCTTTATCCCGGTTCTTTTCATGAAAGGGATGCTTGGCCGGCTGCTCCACGAATTCGCCGTCACCATCAGCCTGGCCATTCTCATTTCCGGCTTCGTATCGCTCTCGCTGACCCCCATGCTGTGCAGCCGCTTCCTTCGTCCGCACAGTGGTGAAAAGGGCCACGGCAGGTTTTATACGGTCATGGAGCGGTTTTTCGACGGCATGTACCGCCTCTACGAAGTGACTCTGGCAAAGGTTCTGAGGCTCCGCCGGACCGTGTTGGCCGGCACCCTTGCCATGACCCTGCTCACCATCTGGCTCTTCACGAGAATCCCCACAGGGCTGCTGCCCAGCGACGACATCGGGGCCATCTTCGCTATTACCGAGGGTGCCCAGGGGATTTCCTTCGAGGAAATGAAGGCCAAGCAGCAGCAGTTGGCGGCCATTGTGCTCCAGGACCCGAACGTTGAAGGATTCATGTCTTCGGCGGGCGCCGCCGGGAGCCGGGTGTCCTCCAATTCGGGGTTCATGTTCATTCGGCTCAAGCCCCGCCACGAGCGGAAGCTTAACGCGGATCAGGTCATCCAGCAGCTCCGGCCGAAAGTCATGGCTGTGCCCGGGATTCTCATGTTCCTCCAGAATCCGCCGCCGATTCGACTGGAGGCTCAGTTGGCCAAGAGCCAGTATCAGTTCGTGCTCCAGAGTCCCGATACGGATGAACTCTACCGGCGCGCAGCCGACCTGGAGGCCAGGCTGAAGCAGGTGCCGCTCCTGCTGGACGTGACCAGCGACCTCCAACTCAATAATCCCCAGGTGCAACTCGACATAGACCGGGACAAGGCGTCGGCCCTCGGCATCACCGCCCACCAGGTGGAGGATGCCCTCTATTACGCTTACGGCTCCCGCCAGGTTTCCACCATCTTCGCTCCAAACAACCAGTTCAAGGTTATCCTGGAACTGGAGCCCCGCTACCAGACCGACCCGGCAGCCCTGTCCATGCTTTACATCCGTTCTCAGCAGGGCGACCTTGTTCCTCTCAACACCCTCGCTACCCTGCGGCGGACTCTCGGTCCCCTTTCCGTGAACCATCTGGGGCAGATCCCGGCGGTGACCATCTCCTTCAACCTGCGGCCGGACACCCCTCTCAGCGAGGCCGTGTCAGCCATCGAGCAGGTGAGCCGCGATACGCTTCCAGCTTCATTCACCACCAGTTTCCAGGGAGTTGCCCAGGCCTACCAGCAGTCGACCACGGGGCTAATTGTCCTGATCATCATGGCGATCGTGGTAATCTACATTGTCCTCGGCATTCTCTATGAGAGCTATATCCATCCCCTCACCATCCTGTCGGGTCTTCCGTCAGCCGGGTTCGGGGCACTCATTACCCTGATGATCTTCGGCAAGGAACTGAATCTCTACGGCTTTGTCGGTCTCATCATGCTGATTGGCATTGTTAAGAAAAACGCGATCATGATGATCGACTTCGCCCTGGAGGCCCAGCGCACCGAGGGGAAACCACCACTGGAGGCAATCCATCAGGGGGCTCTCGTCCGTTTCCGCCCCATCATGATGACCACTATGGCGGCGCTGATGGGAACGCTCCCCATTGCCCTGGGGATCGGTGCCGGGGCCGAGGCCAGGCGTACCCTGGGGCTGGCTGTGGTGGGGGGGCTTCTGGTGTCCCAGTTGCTGACCCTTTACATAACACCGGTTATTTATTACTACATGGACCGCATGCAGGAATGGTTCGTCGGGAAACTGCCGGGCCGCCGGAGGGTCAGCGCATGA
- a CDS encoding efflux transporter periplasmic adaptor subunit translates to MALMNVMTAFRALRRWGRHAVAASAVVPALALCACSPKEQKPTVKPPVPVVLAKVERKTIPVQIKAIGNVEPYATVAVKAQVSGEVVSVHFTEGQDVKKGDLLFAIDPRTYAAALKKAEANLSRNLVQARNARQDAERYAQLLTEGIVTQEQYEQYRTKAEAFAADVAADRAAVENARVELSYCTIRSPLSGRTGNLAVHAGNIVKANENPPLVTINQITPIYVTFAIPEKDLAEIKHRLASGRLAVAAIIPNDQGPAEQGTISFLDNAVDAATGTIKLKGIFENKGRRLWPGQFVNVVVTLASRADAVVVPSQALQTGQSGPYLFVVKADSSVEVRPVTPGITHEGLTVIEQGVAPGETVVTDGQMRLTPSAKVTEKRPGGAGASPPEPGKHP, encoded by the coding sequence ATGGCCTTGATGAATGTGATGACAGCCTTTCGCGCGCTTCGCCGTTGGGGACGGCATGCCGTTGCGGCGTCTGCGGTCGTGCCTGCTCTCGCGCTGTGCGCCTGCTCCCCCAAGGAGCAGAAACCAACGGTAAAGCCGCCGGTGCCGGTCGTGCTCGCAAAGGTGGAGCGGAAGACGATTCCGGTTCAGATCAAGGCCATCGGCAATGTGGAGCCCTATGCCACGGTGGCGGTCAAGGCCCAGGTGAGCGGTGAGGTGGTGAGCGTTCACTTTACCGAAGGGCAGGACGTGAAAAAGGGCGATCTCCTGTTTGCCATAGATCCGCGTACCTATGCCGCCGCCCTGAAAAAAGCGGAAGCAAATCTTTCCCGAAATCTGGTCCAGGCGCGCAATGCCCGCCAGGACGCGGAACGCTATGCCCAACTGCTGACAGAAGGGATCGTGACCCAGGAGCAGTATGAGCAGTACCGCACCAAGGCGGAGGCATTCGCGGCGGATGTTGCCGCCGACCGGGCCGCCGTGGAGAACGCCAGGGTCGAACTCTCCTACTGCACCATACGCTCGCCCCTTTCGGGCCGAACCGGCAACCTGGCGGTGCATGCGGGGAACATCGTCAAGGCAAACGAGAATCCGCCGCTGGTTACGATCAACCAGATAACTCCGATCTACGTAACCTTTGCCATTCCTGAGAAAGACCTTGCCGAGATCAAGCACCGGTTGGCGTCCGGACGGCTCGCGGTGGCGGCGATCATTCCCAATGATCAGGGACCGGCGGAGCAGGGGACCATCAGCTTTCTCGACAATGCGGTCGACGCTGCCACCGGTACCATCAAACTCAAGGGAATCTTTGAGAACAAGGGGCGGCGGCTCTGGCCCGGTCAATTCGTCAACGTGGTCGTGACCCTCGCGTCCCGCGCCGATGCCGTCGTGGTGCCGTCCCAGGCTCTCCAGACCGGACAGAGCGGCCCTTATCTCTTTGTGGTAAAGGCCGACTCCTCCGTGGAGGTCCGCCCCGTAACGCCGGGTATCACCCATGAAGGACTCACTGTCATCGAGCAGGGCGTCGCTCCGGGTGAAACGGTTGTGACCGACGGCCAGATGCGGCTGACCCCCAGTGCCAAGGTAACGGAAAAACGACCCGGAGGTGCCGGCGCTTCCCCCCCTGAGCCGGGTAAGCACCCATGA